In the Arachis stenosperma cultivar V10309 chromosome 8, arast.V10309.gnm1.PFL2, whole genome shotgun sequence genome, AAAATAACTGCTTTCTAGTCATTTCCTAGTGTATGCGATTATGAAGTGGGAAGATCATTCACATGGCTGATGAATTATTAAATGTGAATGGTGGTTCTTCCACCAATGATAGCATACAGGTGTCCATGTAACAAGCCGACGTGTCTTCACGTTCGGAAGGTGCAATCGGAACTGAAAGCATAGTCGTCACGACTATTCAGACTGGAAATGTTGGACGCAATACTCGTCCACGTGGCCCTGTGCCACCGTATCAACCTCCATTAACCGCTGTTTGGCCCCTTATGGTCTTCCTACTGGATATACCCCACCGGTGGGCAGATTTATGCTGCCTATCCACTTTGGGAATACAAATGGAGTGAATAATATGTAAAATCCACAACAACAATATGAGTATTCTCGTGAGTATCATGCGGGTTCCACTTCGAATGCTACCAATTCAATGGCAGTATATCGACAACAAGTGGAGGAGAGTCACCATGATTTGGTTAATTTATTGACTCAGCAAATGAATACAGTTTTGAATCCCATGATGGCCGATCATGAATCGAGATTCGAGCGTCTTGCTAGACAAGTCGAGAGGATTGCTCGAATCGTCGATTATAATGAAGGCTAGAGGCATAACGCTCGAGGAACTAATGAGGGGATGTacaatatttttcaaaatgaaaaTCATCTTCCAAATCGAGAAAATCCTTGTTTGGTTCATCGAAATGAGAATGCCGATGATGTTTTACATGGATTACATGGTGATCGTTATCACGTCACCCGAATTGTAGAGAAAGTTTTAAATCGGGTTGGATTAAATGTTGGTTTTATGAATCAGCCACATTTTGTGTTTGCTTTTCCCCAAGTAGTTCAAATGGTTGAAGTGCCAAGAGGGGTAAAAAATCCGAAAATAACTACAAAATTTGCTGGAGAAGTTGGAGAATCGATGACTGAACATGTTGCTCGTTATTTGGTCGAGATTGGGAACCTAGCCaatgatgaaaatttgaaaatgaaattttttcCTTCGTCATTGACGAAAAATGCATTTACATGGTTCTCGAATCTTAGACCAAATTCGATTACAACATGGAATCAGTTAGAAACTGCTTTTCACGCTCAGTTTTATCGAGGAGAAATGAACGTAGCAGTTACTGATTTAGTAGCTTTGAAATGTGAAGATGGTGAAACCATCGACGACTATTTAATACGTTTCAAAAATGCTAGAGTAGGTGCTATGTGACATTACCTGAAAATGAGATAGTGAAAATAGCAACTATGGGGTTGAAATTTTATATGCGCAGGAAACTACTTAATGTGCATATTCCTGACTTGGCTCATCTGGCTGAAAAGGTTCGATAGACTGAGCtaatgaaaaaggagaaagaaaaacatAGAACTGAACAGAGGTCAAAAAGTAAACCGTTTACTCGAAAAGAGAAGGTTGCTTATGTAACCATGGAATCCTCAGAGGAGAAAATCGAATTCGAAACGGAAGTCGATTTGGCCGAACTTAAGAAAGGCCCTCTATATGTTTGTTCTTTATTGAAAAAACTCCCTGGTAGTGAAAAGTTGAATGATTCAAAACTTAAAGTGGAAAGAAATATAGTTTTGTTACATCGAAATCTGACCAGATTTTCGATGTGTTGCTGAAAGATAAACAATTGGTTTTACTTGAGGGTAGAACTTTGCTTTCTGTAAAAGATTTAAAAGGAAAATCTTATTGCAAATTTCATCAAGCAACAAGTCATTCGACTAACAGTTGTGTCCATTTCAGGGACTTGATTCAAGAGGCAATTATGGAAGGACGTTTGAAATTTGATGATGGCAAGAAGGAGATGAAGGTTGATGTGGATCCCTTCGAAACTAATGCCAGTTATGTGGAACCCTGCTTTGGTGTAAATATGGTGGGGATGTCTTACGATTTTGATATGGCTCTTGATGATTTCGAGTCACAAGTAAGATCTGTGTATCCTAGAATAGGGGACGATTTGTTAGACTTCTTGGTTCAGCAAAAGATCAAAGACCGGGACGTATCTCTATATCCACGGTGTAATACTATTTTTGATGCTGAAGCAACAGCAATCTTCGAAAAGGAGAGAATGAAGAAAGAATTGGTCCATAGAGAGGAACAAGCACGTCAAAGACAGCCAATTCGACGTGTGGAGGGTTCAAGTTCCAAAATCCCTCAACATGATGTGACTACACCTTTAAGCCGATCTCAGGCTATTGGTGTTCAGTGGATCAGAAACTGTCAAGAGTTTCAAAGTCGTGATCATTTGTATCGACGCAACCCTCAATGGGAACACCAAGCACCATCTCGGAATCAGTTTGTCGCTTATCGAGGGCGAGCTAGAGGATACCCGAGAGGAAGAGGTGGAAGAAAAagtttaaatcagaattaaaaACTTCAAATTGATACAGGAAAAGAAGTAGGCAAGGGGGCAACTCCCTTTGTGCACTTCCGAATTGTCTTTCCTTCTAATGGGGAGACTTATCCCAAGGAGATTCCATCGCCAGCAAAGATGGAAAAAGGGAAGGCAGTTGCTCAGTCTTCTGGGATAGATAAACATAAGAATGTCGATGTCGATGAGGAATACTTCGACGAAGGAGATGATGACATGGTAGGGAGGATTTCGATAATTTCTACTGAGTATCTTGGAGAATGCGAAGGTAATCCGGATGAGGATTCTGATCAGGAGGATGAAGAGGCTTTCTCTTTTATTCACATAGAAGATGAGCCAGGTTTTTTCTCTCGCCCTACTGAGAGACAAATGTCTCATTTGCGTCCCCTTCACATTGTTGCTGTTGTGAATGGGTTCAAAATAAACAAGGTACTGATTGATGGTGGGGCAGCACTAAGTCTCTTGCTTGAAAAGATGCTAGGAAAAGTAGGAAAACATTTCAAGGAGTTGGTCCCTACAAACATCGCTGTGACTGATTTTAGTGGTAATTCTACGCCAGCAAAAGGGTTGGTCACATTGACGGTGAAAGTGGGGTCTTCGGAAAGACACTCTGTATTTGTGGTAGTGCCATCAAAGGATAGTTATAATGCCTTACTTGGGAGAGATTGGATCCATGGAGTAGGTGTTGTACCATCTACAGTGCATTAGAGTGTGCTTCTATGGACTAAAGAAGGCAAGCCTGAAATCGTCAAAGCAGATTCAAGTCTTTATGTCGAACAGATGCATGTCGATTTTAGGATATATAATCATAAATTGAAGCCTTTAAATGTTGATCAATCTCTGAATTCTTATAATTGTGAAGGGTGCTACTTGACTTCAGAAGGACTTTCGGTGAAGTTGCGCTATCCGAATATACCCTTCGAGCCGACGGGTTGGGATTGTTCTTCTTGAAGACTTCGAAAGGCTAAACCATGGACCAGGTTGAGGAAGTTTCCGATTACCTGGTAATTTTgcataattatttaaataatttccaagttttagaaaataaagatgattCTTCATTCTTCTGATAAAGTTGAATCAGATAGGGTTAGTAAATCTACTAGTTGTAGTATGTTTGTTTCGACACCTCTAGTCGAATGTAGTTATGATTCTTCTATTACTTGTAATGAAGTTAATGATGTGAGTCGGACTGCCGATTTAATAGCAGAGGCTCATTATGTGGAAAATAAATTTAGTAATGAATTAATCAATGATCAagtttcttccatttttgattCCATTGATTTTACTTTCGATTGTATTTATGATTTGGAGCCTTTGAGATTTGAAAAGTATTCAATCGAAGATGATCATTATAAAGGGTTTGAATCTCAAGATCCTCTAGATGAAATTAACTTGGGGACTCATGATGATGTTCGAATCACCTATGTTTGTAAAAATCTAGTTGACCCTTTTTCGAACTGAGCTTTTCGATTTGTTACATGAGTTTAAAGATTGCTTAGCATGGGATTATCATGAAATGCCTGGTCTCGATCTTTCATTAGTAGAACATCGATTAGCATTAAAACCTAATGCTCGACCTATGAAACAAACCCCAAGACGTTTTGCTCCTGAAATCAAtgtgaaaattaaagaagagatagAACGCTTAATCAAAGCAAAATTTATTCGAACGGCTCGTTATGTGGAGCGGATGTCGAATATTGTTCCAGTGATgaagaaaaatggaaaattGAGAGTATGTATCAATTTTTGAGATTTAAATAATGCTACTCCAAAGGATGAATATTTCATGCTAATTGCAGATATATTAATCGATTCTGCAGCAAGAAATAAAATTCTTAGTTTCATAGACGGTTATTCTGGATATAACCAAATTTTTATTGCGGAAGATGATGTGGCTAAAATTGCCTTCCGTTGTCCTGGAGCGTTGGGTACGTATGAGTGGGTGGTTATGCCTTTTGGTTTGAAAAATGCTGGAGCAACTTATCAAAGGGCAATGAATGCCATTTCCATGAGTTTATTGAAAAATTTATGGAGGTGTATATCGATGATGTGATGGTTAAATCGATTTATGTCAGTCAACATATAGACCACTTAAGAAAAGCATTTCTGACTATGAGAAAGAAATGATTGAAAATGAATCCTCTGAAATGTGCTTTTGGGGTATCGACTGGAAACTTCTTGGGTTTTGTTGTTCATAAAAAGGGGATTGCTATCGATAAGAATAAAGCAGATGCAATATTACCTTTGTCTGCACCCAAATCGAAAAAGAAGTACAATCATTTTTGGGGAAGATTAATTATCTTCGAAGGTTCATTTCGAATCTTTCAGATCGAACAAGGGTGTTTGCGCCTTtaatagaattaaaaaatgGTTCAAAATTCGAATGGACCACAAAGCATCAGTTAGCGTTCAATTCAATTAAAACATATTTATCTAAAGCCCCAATTATGGCGAATGTTCATCCATTTGAATGTTTAAAATTGCACATTGCTGCATCTGAAGATACTATAGGGTGTATGTTGGCCCAGGACGGTGAAGACAGATATGAGAGGGCTATTTACTACCTTAGTTGAGTCTTAATTGATATCGAGATGAGGTACTCCCCGATCGAAAAATTATGTTTGTAATTATATCATGCTTGTATGAAGTTAAAATGTTATTTGGTGGCTAAATCGGTAAAGGTGATAGCATAGACCGATGTTATTAAGTATATGCTTAGTTTCCCTATGCTAAGAGGGTGTTTGGGGAAATGGATGTTAGCATTAAGGAAATTCGATTTTCAGTATGTCCCAGCAAAGACTGTTAAAGGACAGGTCATTGCAGATTTTCTTGTGGATAACTCAAAAGATCTGAATGGCCAGGGGGCAAATATAGTTGATGTAGATGTCAACTATTGGAAATTGTATTTCGATGGATCTAAGCACAAAGATGGTGCAGGGGTTGGAATTCTCATTATAT is a window encoding:
- the LOC130945865 gene encoding uncharacterized protein LOC130945865, producing the protein MYNIFQNENHLPNRENPCLVHRNENADDVLHGLHGDRYHVTRIVEKVLNRVGLNVGFMNQPHFVFAFPQVVQMVEVPRGVKNPKITTKFAGEVGESMTEHVARYLVEIGNLANDENLKMKFFPSSLTKNAFTWFSNLRPNSITTWNQLETAFHAQFYRGEMNVAVTDLVALKCEDGETIDDYLIRFKNARVGAM